CATTAAAGGAACCAACCTTTGGGAAtagttcctatatatatatataggttataTGCatgtaaattaattaatatatcagGGATTAATTAAGCAGATGGTATATTGCATCAgtgaaagggaaagaagaagggtcAAGTGCTTACCACACGGATAGGGAATCAAGGGCGAGTTCAGGGTTATCCAAAAGTCCAGCGATGAGAACCAGGATCTGGAAGTACCAGGCCTCCAAACACAGCATCACCGCGGAGGCTATGGACAGCCGGAAGAACTCCGGAAGGCCGGAGAAGGCTTGCCAGGTGAACCCGGTCCACGTAAAGTGGCATCGGCTGCTGGAGGAGATGTACACGAACTGAGCACCCACGATGATCCACCACGACAGGCTTAGGGCCAGCGAGGCCCCCAACAGTCCTAGGCCGATCTTGTACACCACCACCCAGCTGAGGAGCAGGTGCACCACCAGCGTCGCCGCCGAGATGTAGGCGCTCGGCGCCACGATGCTCTGCGCCTGCAGGAACTTCTGGATGGGGAAGTTGGCGGCGTACGCGAAGATCTGCGGGATCAGCCCGTAGACGAAGATGGACGCCGCCTTGGCGATCTCCGGCGACTCACCCAGCAGCACCAGGATCGGCCTCGATAGGGCGTAGATCGCGGCCAGCGGCACGCCGGTGGCCATGAGGAGCACCGTCGACCGCTGCAGGTATACCCCGAGCATCTCGTACTTGTGGGCGCCGTACGCCTGTCCGCATAGTGTCTCCACGGCACTCCCCATCCCTAGCTGCACCCAGTCCAAGCAAGTCGCACATGTTCCAGTCAGTCCACGACGATGATCATAAATATCACAGCAAATAATTGCAGAAGAGACAGAAGAAATAGTAGGAGGATGGTCGAACGATTTAGATCAAGGAGGGAGAGGTCAATGAATTACCATCAGGCCATAGGCGAAGATTTGGATGCCGGTGTTGCCGAGGGAGGCGGCGGCGAGCTCGAGGTTGCCGAGATGTCCGGAGAAGATCTGGGTGGACATGGACATGACGTAGTTGAGCATGTAAACCATCACGGCGGGGGCTGCGAGGTAGACGAGCAGCTTCATCTCGACCAGGGAGGCCATCCATATGCGGCGAGCCCAGGGGATGGAGTTATCGCTCAGGATGCTCTCCAGCTTCTGGCTGGCCCCGCTTTCGGCAGCCATGGAAGTCGGTAGAGAAGGGAGGAGAGCTTTTCCAGGGAAGCAGCAGAGCCGCCCAAGCTACATATTCATCATCCGATGAGGATGTGGTCTTCCTCTGCCTGTCCACCAAGATTAATGGTGGAATCCTCGAATAAGACCAGGCCTTCTTTATTGTTTCTCTTTCACTGTCAGCGGCGTTCCATGTTTTGTTGTGTGATTGAAGTCACTGCCTACGTTTGCAGGGCTACAGAAAAATAGTTGAGAGGTGTCCTTTGGCCAAGTTTGTGGCCAATAACACTTGCACGTTTCTACATATACCATTCGAAATttcaggttatatatatatatatatatatatttgaatgataaTGTATCAGACCCatttttcatttaatatattATTGAATGTGATAAATAATTTATGGCTGTGTTTGAGACATTGAATATTCAGATTAGGAAGGACAAATGACGTGAGGGTTGCTCGAGTTTGACTTTGCAGTACAAGATTTGACTGCCATCGGTGAAACCCTCGAGCTCGTAGTGACTTAAACCACAGGTGGATCACTTCTTCTGCCCTCTTGGTAATGTCTTAAATGACTACACGTCAAGATCGATGAGAAAGAGCTAAATCACACCCCTACCTTGCATGGCCATGTGTTAACGAAGCTAACATAGTGAGATGGAGGTTGATTTACGTGCGGTTAAACCTCATCCTCTCTCGACAGGACAAGGAGAAATCATTCCGGATCGATAGGATCCATTATCCCATCCTCGACCTCGAAACAATTCATGATCATCTACGGTCGGACACGAGCCCGCCATCTGCCATCTTTCCGTCGCAAGAAAAAGTGATCAATCATGGAGGTCATTGAATGCATACGTGAAGGAAAGTGATCGATCATGTAGGTCATTGAATGCATACGTGAAGGAAAGTGATCAAT
The window above is part of the Musa acuminata AAA Group cultivar baxijiao chromosome BXJ2-6, Cavendish_Baxijiao_AAA, whole genome shotgun sequence genome. Proteins encoded here:
- the LOC135614129 gene encoding protein DETOXIFICATION 40-like, which translates into the protein MAAESGASQKLESILSDNSIPWARRIWMASLVEMKLLVYLAAPAVMVYMLNYVMSMSTQIFSGHLGNLELAAASLGNTGIQIFAYGLMLGMGSAVETLCGQAYGAHKYEMLGVYLQRSTVLLMATGVPLAAIYALSRPILVLLGESPEIAKAASIFVYGLIPQIFAYAANFPIQKFLQAQSIVAPSAYISAATLVVHLLLSWVVVYKIGLGLLGASLALSLSWWIIVGAQFVYISSSSRCHFTWTGFTWQAFSGLPEFFRLSIASAVMLCLEAWYFQILVLIAGLLDNPELALDSLSVCMTLSGWIFMISVGFNAAASVRVSNELGAGNPKSAAFSVVVVTVMSFIVSVIAAIIILCLRDYISYAFTEGEVVARAVSDLCPLLATTLILNGIQPVLSGVAVGCGWQAFVAYVNVGCYYIIGVPFGSLLGFKFGLGAKGIWGGMIGGTFMQTLILLWVTFRTDWNKEVEEAKKRLNKWEDKKEPLLS